The genomic segment GCCTGAACTACGAACCAAAAAAAAGAAAACCTTCCTTCCGGAAGGCTTTTCGAACAGGGTCTAGCTAGGTCCCGCAAGGATAACGGGTAGGTAGTTGGATATGGGGATTAAGCTAAATCACCTTGGTCGCAATCAGGCAACGACAATTCTCCTGTTGTTAAGAATGTATCCAGTATTTTGCTTAGTATACGAAACGTGGATACATTTTATTTCAGTCGATGAACCATACTTTTTTAGAAAAAATTTTCCATGAAGCGGATGATTCGAACACAATTTACTTTGCTTTCTAGAATCTTGAGCACAGCTTGAGATCGGGAGTTTCCCCAGTTATGCAACTGAAATCTAGAGAATCGTTTAAAGGCGGATTGGCCTCTATCTTAGCTTTTTTTATCTGGGGTTTAATTCCAATTTATTGGAAACTACTCGACCAGATCAATCATTACGAGCTCCTCATGCATCGTATTGTTTGGTCCTTCGCCTTTTTGATTTTGATGCTCAAAGTGCGAGGGCGTTTAGGCATTTTTCTTCAAGCTTTTCGCAATAAAGCAATGGTGCGGATTCACGCGATAGGCGGTATCCTTCTTGCTCTTAACTGGTTCGCTTTCATTTACGCAGTAACCCATGAGCAAATTCTGCAGGCGAGCCTGGCCTATTTCATTGTTCCACTCGTAAATGCTGTCATTGGGTATTTGGTTTTGAAGGAGCCCATGTCGAGGCTTCGAATGGTTGCAGTTATTTTAGCCACGATCGGTGTGCTCAATGAGATTATTAAAGTCACCGAGGTTCCTTGGATGGCCCTTACTATGGCGGCTTCCTTTGGCACTTACTCCCTAATAAAGAAAAAAACGTCGCTCGGTACCATGACTGGCTTGGCCGTGGAAAACACAATTATTTTTCCACTCTCTGGGATAGCGTTGCTGGTTATGTCCTTCCTGGGAGAAGGAGCCATGTTGCACGATCCTTTCCCTGTTCGTGGATTGATAATTTTAACAGGACTTATCACTTCAATTCCTCTACTTCTTTTTTCCTATGGTGCAGCTCGAATTCAACTAAACACCTTGGGCTTTATTCAGTTTATTGGGCCGATGATGAAGTTTTTTGTTGCCGTTTGGATGTTTCACGAACCGATCACTGGAGGTAAGCTCGTAACATTTGGATTTATCTGGGCGGGAATTGCACTTTACATTTTGGATTCGTTGCGCGGCTCTCGAATAAAAGATGTGTCTCCTGATTTGTGATTCATTGACCAAGTGGCAAAACACTCTCTTAGTCTTAAGGTCATAACATTAAACTTTCAAACGCATAATAGTGGCAGTAAAGAAAAGGATCTGGATTCCGCTCACAATAATCGTGCTTTTAGGCGCGATTTTCTGTGCTGCCTGGTATTATGTTCCGGACTATGCTGAACG from the Verrucomicrobiota bacterium genome contains:
- the rarD gene encoding EamA family transporter RarD → MQLKSRESFKGGLASILAFFIWGLIPIYWKLLDQINHYELLMHRIVWSFAFLILMLKVRGRLGIFLQAFRNKAMVRIHAIGGILLALNWFAFIYAVTHEQILQASLAYFIVPLVNAVIGYLVLKEPMSRLRMVAVILATIGVLNEIIKVTEVPWMALTMAASFGTYSLIKKKTSLGTMTGLAVENTIIFPLSGIALLVMSFLGEGAMLHDPFPVRGLIILTGLITSIPLLLFSYGAARIQLNTLGFIQFIGPMMKFFVAVWMFHEPITGGKLVTFGFIWAGIALYILDSLRGSRIKDVSPDL